One Hordeum vulgare subsp. vulgare chromosome 4H, MorexV3_pseudomolecules_assembly, whole genome shotgun sequence DNA window includes the following coding sequences:
- the LOC123446941 gene encoding E3 ubiquitin ligase PARAQUAT TOLERANCE 3-like → MGVLYYKYKSAKETYPVQLPYSFISVSELKQLILTSNRHGIGRSRGRGPREDIALSNAQTGEEYADENAMIPQNVTVLVRRTAGQESENIVVISSRKVIEDGSIASNRSVVTESVSKSCSSAEMKDEDAAIAAVIDAAELKWEEQSFKRGQAPGRFISGRQNGHGSSEREAPPPGYVCRSCGVAGHFIQHCPQENQTPPPGYTCYRCRIPGHFIQHCPTIGDSKFDNYKMSRPVAPVVPLNPVDGILSALAPAASVSEVDDLPAELHCQLCNKVMADAVLTSKCCFVSFCDKCIRDYIITQSKCICGVKVLADSLIPNPTVRSTISNLLGTRTCSTASGTGKHRSSSGSNADPKSQSHTTSAALERDTKQCLDSQLSPAASDARLQVATEHDQVDRPQKNSDLKSNTEGSAGRSAEKAVPSADLPKPKDVSESTLKGTAISSGTLEPKVARSDQLKKKRKKADSSKAVHPNNADYGYNVPFDPSYCNPFNGGYVMGPFGVPEPYMYGSMGMPYGGFPMGPFGMNPFGNIPPQALAMQGYPPNYQSWETQAAVHRDAEAAARARQVSHGNADAAVRSRQTERPKDSGAWPRPSERNQRMGSPQGRELRDRPQSRPEPSERNQRLGSPRGRESRERSRSRSKPSERSQRSGSPRGRESRDRSQSRPARSRDHGRNDRGSSDYHEDHHDRKRMRASSTVDGDTDSSQRSKHSSRSLRRDDGSDDEQNFKRKWGR, encoded by the exons ATGGGCGTCTTGTATTACAAATATAAGAGTGCAAAGGAAACTTACCCTGTGCAGTTGCCATATTCTTTCATATCTGTGTCTGAACTCAAGCAGCTCATCTTGACGAGCAACCGGCACGGCATCGGCCGTAGCCGTGGCCGTGGCCCCCGGGAGGATATCGCCCTCTCCAACGCCCAGACCGGCGAAG AATATGCAGATGAAAATGCAATGATACCACAGAATGTAACTGTGCTGGTCCGCCGAACTGCTGGGCAAGAGTCAGAGAATATCGTTGTAATATCCTC GCGGAAAGTTATAGAAGATGGTTCTATAGCTTCAAACAGATCAGTGGTTACTGAATCAGTCTCAAAATCTTGTTCCTCCGCAGAAATGAAAGATGAAGATGCTGCAATCGCAGCTGTGATTGATGCAGCTGAACTTAAATG GGAGGAGCAGTCATTTAAGAGAGGACAAGCTCCTGGAAGGTTTATATCAGGGCGCCAGAATG GCCATGGATCATCAGAGAGGGAGGCACCTCCACCAGGCTACGTGTGCCGCAGCTGTGGAGTTGCAGGCCATTTCATTCAACATTGCCCACAGGAAAACCAGACACCTCCACCTGGCTATACCTGCTACAGATGCCGGATTCCAGGGCATTTTATTCAGCATTGCCCAACTATTGGCGATTCTAAATTTGACAACTACAAAATGTCTCGTCCTGTTGCCCCTGTCGTACCGCTGAATCCTGTTGATGGCATCCTATCTGCACTTGCCCCAGCTGCATCTGTGAGTGAAGTTGATGACTTACCAGCAGAACTCCACTGCCAACTATGTAATAAGGTGATGGCAGATGCGGTTTTAACAAGCAAGTGCTGCTTCGTCAGTTTCTGTGATAAAT GTATTCGAGATTACATTATTACACAATCGAAGTGCATTTGTGGAGTGAAGGTACTTGCAGATTCCCTCATCCCAAATCCCACAGTTAGAAGCACAATCAGCAATTTGTTAGGAACAAGGACTTGCAGCACTGCCAGCGGTACAGGGAAGCACAGAAGTTCTTCAGGAAGCAACGCTGATCCCAAATCACAGAGCCACACCACCTCGGCTGCTTTGGAAAGGGACACGAAGCAATGTTTGGACAGCCAGCTATCGCCAGCTGCTTCTGACGCCCGCCTCCAGGTCGCCACAGAACATGATCAAGTCGACCGGCCTCAGAAGAATTCTGATCTGAAGAGCAACACTGAAGGCTCTGCAGGGCGTTCAGCAGAGAAAGCTGTACCTAGCGCTGACCTCCCCAAGCCAAAGGATGTAAGCGAATCAACATTAAAGGGCACTGCAATTTCATCAGGGACCTTGGAACCAAAAGTTGCTAGGTCTGAtcagttgaagaagaagcggaagaAGGCAGACTCATCTAAGGCTGTTCACCCAAACAATGCTGACTATGGTTACAACGTTCCATTTGATCCTTCATATTGTAACCCTTTCAATGGTGGATATGTCATGGGTCCATTTGGTGTACCTGAACCATACATGTACGGCTCAATGGGCATGCCCTATGGTGGTTTCCCGATGGGTCCATTTGGTATGAATCCCTTCGGCAATATTCCGCCTCAGGCTCTTGCCATGCAAGGCTATCCACCAAACTATCAAAG CTGGGAAACCCAGGCTGCAGTACACCGTGATGCCGAAGCTGCTGCACGCGCAAGGCAGGTCTCCCATGGGAACGCGGATGCTGCTGTGCGTTCAAGGCAGACCGAGAGGCCAaaggactctggtgcttggcccagGCCATCAGAACgtaaccagcgcatgggttctccTCAAGGCAGAGAGTTGAGGGACAGGCCCCAGTCGAGACCTGAACCATCAGAGCGCAACCAGCGCTTGGGTTCTCCTCGTGGCAGAGAGTCCAGGGAGAGGTCTCGGTCTAGATCTAAGCCATCAGAGCGCAGCCAGCGCTCGGGTTCTCCTCGTGGCAGAGAGTCGAGGGACAGGTCCCAGTCAAGGCCGGCGAGGAGTAGGGACCATGGGCGTAACGACAGAGGTTCCAGTGACTACCACGAGGATCACCACGACAGGAAGAGAATGCGCGCGTCTTCTACAGTTGATGGTGATACAGATAGCAGCCAGAGGTCCAAACACAGTTCTAGGAGCCTCAGGCGTGACGATGGAAGCGACGATGAGCAGAATTTCAAGAGGAAGTGGGGACGATGA
- the LOC123446947 gene encoding pre-rRNA-processing protein TSR2-like has protein sequence MSASTSGGGGLSPQAAAALQEGIGLVFGRWTALQMAVENGWGGRESRAKADRLAADVLSFFTGSKGPYYYDDLEEMMFDSISEFFNADFEDGSVGEVAEQVLIMHEECLQNNYSSIDKLRNTRTQGAAVSQSRMMVTDDDDDSSDDDDNSSDDDDGDESSMSVDEPKPPKPAPDADGWTVVPPKRGGRGKK, from the exons ATGTCGGCCTCCACCAGCGGCGGCGGGGGGCTCTCGCCGCAGGCGGCCGCGGCCCTCCAGGAGGGCATCGGGCTGGTGTTCGGGCGGTGGACGGCGCTGCAGATGGCGGTGGAGAACGGGTGGGGCGGCCGCGAATCCCGCGCCAAGGCCGACCGGCTCGCCGCCGACGTCCTCTCCTTCTTCACCGGCTCCAAAG GTCCATATTATTATGATGACTTGGAGGAGATGATGTTTGACAGCATATCCGAATTCTTCAATGCTGACTTTGAGGATGGAAGTGTTGGGGAG GTTGCTGAACAAGTATTGATTATGCATGAAGAATGCCTGCAAAACAACTATTCGTCGATTGACAAGCTAAGGAACACACGCACTCAAGGAGCTGCTGTTTCCCAAAGTAGAATG ATGGTaactgatgacgacgatgatagctcagatgacgacgacaatagctcggatgatgacgacggcgatgaatcATCAATGTCGGTGGATGAGCCAAAGCCTCCCAAGCCTGCCCCTGATGCTGATGGGTGGACTGTTGTGCCACCGAAGCGCGGCGGCCGTGGCAAGAAGTAA